The Bacteroidota bacterium genome segment AAACAAAGCGCAGGCACCTGTATAAAGGGTGGAAGAACGCTGTTAGAAGCTCCCGATTATAAGTGTTAAACAAGCCTGGCTAAAAAATATTTTGAAATTTTCTTGCTTTCGGAAATTTATTAGTTGTATATTTGCATCGTTGTTTAAACAACCATTAAATCATTAGCAATATGTCTCAGATTTTTGAACACGAATTGTTTGATATTTTAACCGGCAAAATATCTACGGCGATTAATCGTGCGATGCTCAGGGCATTTGCTCAGGAGAACATTGATATTACCACTGAACAGTGGTCGGTGATGGCTTGTTTATGGAATAAAGACAAGGTCACTCAGCAGTCGTTGTGCATGCTGACTGAAAAAGACAAACCCAGTATTACCAGACTTATAGACAAGCTTGAGAAACGAAATTATGTAGTAAGAGTGTCGGATCCGACTGACAGACGCATCAATCTGATACATCTCACTGCAACCGGTGCCGCCTTGCAGCAGAAAGCAACTGAGATTGTGCAAAGGGTCGCTGAAACTACATTATATAATATCACTGAAAAGGAGTTGAATTCCTCACGTGAGGTTTTAAAAAAAGTAATGAAGAACCTTAAATAATTTTTTTACAAATACGGTTGCATAGACAACTATTGTTGAGTCAATTTAAATCTTTTGAAAATGAAAAGAACTGTTTTTATTGCAATTACAATGCTGTGGGTAATTCCATTGCATGCACAAAAAGTACTACAGTTGGAAGACTGCCGTCAGATGGCATTATCGCACAATATCAGTCTGCAAATGGCATCAGAAAATGTTAAGGCGGCCCATCAGCTGACACAGGCCGCATTTACCCAGTTCCTGCCCAATTTCTCAGCAATGGGAAGTTATTCATGGAACGAGAAAAATATTTCGCTTCTGGCTGAAGATGCCCTGTTGCCGGTCGGTACAAAAATGTCTGATGGCTCTTTCGGATTCACACCCGCCCAGGTTTCCAACGGATGGACACTTGTGAATGGTCAGCCCGTACCACTGGATGCCAGCGGAAAACCTTTTGATCCACATGCAAATCCTGACAAGATTTTGTGGAAGAATTACGCGATTCTGCCAAAAGAATCTATGGAATTTGATACAAAGAACATTTTTATCGGAGGAATAAGTATGGTGCAGCCTGTTTATCTGGGCGGGAAGATTCGGGAATTGTACCGCATATCTAAATACAGTGAACAACTGGCTGTTGCCAAACAGGAAAATCAAACTGCAGAGTTGCTTGTGGAAGTAGATGAAGCATACTGGCGTGTTGTATCACTTAAGAGCAAAGTTGACCTGGCCCGTGAATATCGCGACCTTCTGATGAAAGTGGATACCAATGTTTCCATCATGATAGCCGAAGGCACCGCAACAAAGGCTGATGCATTGCGCGTAAAGGTTAAGCTCAGCGAAACTGACATTTCACTTACAAAAGCAGAAAACGGACTGGTATTATCGAGGATGGCGCTGAATCAGCTTTGTGGAATGCCGGCAGATGATAATACCCCTCTTGCAGACCAGGAACTGGATATTCCGATAAAAATAGCGGAATTACCGGCCATTGATAAAGCCATCTCAAACCGACCGGAGATTCACATGCTGACGCAGGCGGAAAATATCGCGAAATCAGGTGAGCGGCTGATGGTATCGCGATTTCTTCCGAATATAGCGCTGACAGGAAATTATCTTGTTTCAAATCCCAATATGTATAACGGTTATGAGAAGAAATTTGCAGGGATGTTTAATGTTGGCGTAGTTGCCAATGTTCCGATTTTTCATTTTGGAGACAAGCTTCATACGCTGAAAGCAGCTAAGATTGAGCATTCTATTGCCAGTCTGAAACTGCAGGATGCCAAAGAAAAAATTGAATTACAAATAAGCCAGAGTTCATTCAGAGTCAATGAAAGTATCAAGCAACAGCTCGAAACCGAACATAATATAAGCCTGGCTGAAGAGAACCTGCGTACTGCAAATGAAGGGTTTGAAGCGGGTGTAATTACATCAACGGATTTATTGGGTGCGCAGGCGGCCTGGTTATCGGCAAAATCTGAAAATATTGATGCGAAAATTGATTCAAAACTCTGTACACTTTATCTTCAGAAGGCTCTGGGCAATTTAAAATAGACATGACAATATCAATAAGAATTCACGTAAAATCAAATAATTTATAAGCAATGAAAGAAGTAGCAGAAAAGAACCATAATCTCCGGTTGGCGCTGATAGGTTCAATTGTAGTAGTTGTAGTGTTGTTCATCATCGGTATTTATGTTTACAAACCGGAACCTCAGGTAATACAGGGTGAAGCCGAAGCCAATGAGATTCGCATCTCCGGTAAGGTTCCGGGGAGGATTAAACAATTTTTGGCCGAAGAGGGCGGACAGGTGAAAGCAGGGGATACGCTTGCAATCATTGACAGTCCTGAGTTGTCGGCTAAATTATTTCAGGCAACTGCTGCTGAGTCGGCGGCTATGGCACAAGACCGCAAAGCAAATAAAGGTGCACGTAAGGAACTGATCACAGGTGCTTATGAAATGTGGCAAAAGGCTGAGATAGGCGTTGACATTGCTAAAAAATCATACGACCGCGTCCAGCACCTGTTTGATAAGGGTGTGGTTTCGGCCCAGAAACGCGATGAAGCAGAAGCTCAGTACAAGGCAGCCGTAAACACATCCAACGCTGCGCGGTCGCAATACGACATGGCCATCAACGGGGCGGAATCTGAAGATAAGGATGCAGCTCTTGCAATGGTTGACCGCGCCAAAGGAGCAGTTCAGGAAGTTGAGGCATACATGAACGAGACCGTATTAATTGCACCCTCTGATGGCGAAATCTCCGAAGTATTTCCAAAATGCGGAGAACTGGTTGGCACCGGAGCACCTATCATGAACCTTGTTAATTTGAATGACATCTGGTTTACGTTCAGTGTCCGTGAAGATATGCTTGGTGATATGAAAATGGGCAGCAGCTTTACGGTAAAAATCCCTGCGCTGAATAATCAGACGGCAGAAGTAAAGGTATTCTTCATCAAAGCGCTTGCTTCCTATGCTACCTGGAAAACTACAAAAGCGACCGGACAGTTCGATGCTAAAACATTTGAAGTTCGCGCCAGACCTTCATCTCCAATCAAAGACCTGAAGCCGGGGATGTCGGCAATCATCGAAAAAGTTAATCAGTAATCACTTCAGAATTCACAAAACTAAAATCGACCAAAATGCTTTCTTTAAAAAATAGTAGTTTGATTGCCACGGTCGGACGTGAGTGGAAACGCATTACAGGAAGACCGATTTATCTGTTTTCTTCCGTTTTTGTGATGCTGTTCTGTTATGTATTTTTCCTCACATTTTTCAATCAGGGTTTGCCGAATTCGTTGCCTGCAGGTGTGGTAGACCTTGACAATTCTTACGTGACAAGAACATTTACACGTAATATAGATGCAACGGCGCAAACGGAAATTGTGCGTCATTATAGTTCATATACTGAAGCCCGTCAGGACATGCAGAGGGGGAATATCTACGGTTTCATTGTTTTTGGAAAAGATTTTGAGAAAAAACTGTTATCGAGTCGCCGCCCTGAGTTGACGTATTATGTAAATGATGCCTACTTAATTCCCGGCTCGTTGCTTCTTAAAGATTTCACGTACATGAGTGCTCTGGGTTCAGGCTATATTCAGCAACGGCTGCTGCAGGCACGAGGCATGAGCGATTACCAAATTATGAGCACTATTCAGCCCGTTGTCTTAGATTCGCATCTCATCGCCAATCCGTGGGCAAATTATGGCATCTACCTGATGAACGTTTTATTGCCGGGGGTTCTGCAACTGATGGTGCTGATGCTGACCATTTTTTCAATAGGTGCCGAGCTTAAAGAACGTACAAGCCGCAACTGGCTGCGCACTGCGAATAATTCAATGATTACGGCGCTTTGTGGTAAACTGTTACCATATACATTCATTTTTACATTGCTTGGCATCGGGGGGAATTTCATTTTGTACAGCTATATGCATTTCCCGATGAACGGCAGTCTGGCGTGGATGTGTCTCGCAACCTTTTTATACGTTATTGCTCATCAGGCAATCGGTATCTTTTTCATTGGCGTATTCCCTGTAATGCGCGATGGGATAAGCCTTGCGGCATTGTATGGTTTACTTGGTTTCACTTACGCCGGATTTACGTTCCCGATAGAGGGAATGCCATACACGGCCCGCATTTTTTCGAATATTTTTCCGATAAGGCACTATTTCAATATTTATGTGAATCAAGCTTTGAACGGGTCTGATATCCGCTATTCACTTATTTATTTTGGAGCCTTACTCGCATTTTCAATATTGCCGGTATTTGTGTATTACCGGTTAAAGAAAGCTGCCATCAAATTGAATTATCCAGCTAAATAGTTTTTCAATGAAAACAAATATGAAGCGTAGGTTGCTGAAGCGTACTACTGACGGTTTTTTTGAAACAATCAGGGTCATGATTGAAGAGTACCGTCATATTTTTCGTGATCCGGGTGTACTGATTATTTTTCTGGTCGCCTCGTTACTCTATCCGTTGATGTATTGTTCGATTTACAAAAATGAGACACTGCGCGATGTTCCTATTGCTGTGGTTGATGAATCAAATACTTCGTCATCGCGTGAATTGCTGCGCAAAATTGATGCGACACCTGAACTTAAAATCAGTGCGAGGTGTCTTTCCATGCAGGAAGCCCGTAATGCGTTTGACATGCGTAAGGTGCATGGTATTGTTTTTATTCCTGAAGATTACAGCGATAAAATTAACCACAATACGCAGGCAACGGTGTCGATGTATTCCGATATGAGCAGTTTTCTGTATTACCGTGCCATGCTGACCGCCTGCAATTACGCAGTGATGGAACAGGGCGACGATATACAAATCGAAAGGCTCAACAGTCAGGGAGTAACAGGCGAGAGTGCCAACATTGCAGCAAGCCCGTTACCGGGCACATCCACCATATTATTCAATGAAGGCGCCGGTTTTGCAAGCTTCCTGATGCCTGCGATTATGATACTCATTATTCATCAGACACTGTTTTTTGGCATCAACATGCTTGCAGGCACAACACGCGAAGAGAATCGGTTTCACCTGCTGATACCGCCCGGAGGGAAACGGAAGCTGCATCAGTTAATTCTGGGCAGAGCAGCCACATATTTCTCATTATATGTGGTATTGTCGGCGTATATTCTGGGTGTAATACCGCGCTTATTCGGGCTTCCTCACATTGGTGCTTTCACGGATATCATCTGGTTTATTATTCCTTTCCTGCTTGCCACAATTTTCTTCTCCATGACGGTTTCTATATTTATCCGTAACCGGGAGACCGGCATGGTTGTATTTCTGTTTGTTTCCTTGATATTACTTTTTCTGAGCGGATTCTCATGGCCGCGTTCCAACATCAGCGCATTCTGGATTGCATTCAGTTGGTTGTTCCCCTCAACTCCGGGGATACAGGCCTATATCAAAGTGAATACGATGGGAGCTGACCTAAGCATGATAAGTAAAGAATATATTGGTTTGTGGATTCAGGCAGGTGTTTACTTTTTAACAACCATTTTTGTTTACCGATGGCAGATTGCGGGCAGTCATAAAAGGTCTGCAGGCATTGCACTTCAAAAATTAAAGACAATGGTTGTAAGACATGAATCTGTAGAAAAAACAGAAAGTTAATCTTAGACGTAAGAAGTGTTGTGAAAAAACTGTATTATTTTATCCACGGAAGTGCCGTCAAATCGGCATTTCCGCCGGACAGGATGATGGCAATTTTCTTGCTCTTGAACGTTTCTTTGTTTTTAAGAACTGCAGCTAATCCAACGGCAGCGCTTATTTCGACAACTATTTTCATACGTTCCCAGATGAGTTTCATGGCTTCAATAATGTTATTTTCACTCACGGGAATAATGTCTTCCACATGATTCATTATGATGGGAAACGTAAGAGTACCGAGCGAGGTACGAAGTCCATCGGCAATAGTATCGGGGTTTACAGAAGGGACGAAGGTTTTATTTTTGAATGAACGGTACGCATCATCAGCATTAGCAGGCTCTGCAGCAATTACTTTGGTGCCTGCTGAAAAATAAAATGCAGAAAGAGCTGTCCCACTAAGTAATCCGCCGCCACCAACCGGTGCAATAATATAATCCTGATGTGTTGAATCTTCTATTAGCTCAAGAGTGGCAGTTGCGGCTCCTGCGATTATAGTTAGGTTGTCATACGGATGAATTTCAGTTGCGCCCGTATTTTTTATCACCTCAATTAAGGTTGATTCGCGTGATGCGAGATTGGGTTCGCACAATGTTACAGTACCTCCGTAGCCATTAACAGCGGCTATTTTAACTGGTGATGAGTCGGATGGCATAACAACGTGTGCTTTTATTCCCCTCAGCATAGCCGCACGGGCAAGTGCCTGCGCGTGATTCCCTGATGAGTGTGTTGCAACACCGTGTGCTAATTGTTCCTGAGAAAGAGAAAATACTGCGTTGCACGCGCCTCTTGATTT includes the following:
- a CDS encoding MarR family transcriptional regulator; translated protein: MSQIFEHELFDILTGKISTAINRAMLRAFAQENIDITTEQWSVMACLWNKDKVTQQSLCMLTEKDKPSITRLIDKLEKRNYVVRVSDPTDRRINLIHLTATGAALQQKATEIVQRVAETTLYNITEKELNSSREVLKKVMKNLK
- a CDS encoding TolC family protein, translated to MKRTVFIAITMLWVIPLHAQKVLQLEDCRQMALSHNISLQMASENVKAAHQLTQAAFTQFLPNFSAMGSYSWNEKNISLLAEDALLPVGTKMSDGSFGFTPAQVSNGWTLVNGQPVPLDASGKPFDPHANPDKILWKNYAILPKESMEFDTKNIFIGGISMVQPVYLGGKIRELYRISKYSEQLAVAKQENQTAELLVEVDEAYWRVVSLKSKVDLAREYRDLLMKVDTNVSIMIAEGTATKADALRVKVKLSETDISLTKAENGLVLSRMALNQLCGMPADDNTPLADQELDIPIKIAELPAIDKAISNRPEIHMLTQAENIAKSGERLMVSRFLPNIALTGNYLVSNPNMYNGYEKKFAGMFNVGVVANVPIFHFGDKLHTLKAAKIEHSIASLKLQDAKEKIELQISQSSFRVNESIKQQLETEHNISLAEENLRTANEGFEAGVITSTDLLGAQAAWLSAKSENIDAKIDSKLCTLYLQKALGNLK
- a CDS encoding efflux RND transporter periplasmic adaptor subunit, with the translated sequence MKEVAEKNHNLRLALIGSIVVVVVLFIIGIYVYKPEPQVIQGEAEANEIRISGKVPGRIKQFLAEEGGQVKAGDTLAIIDSPELSAKLFQATAAESAAMAQDRKANKGARKELITGAYEMWQKAEIGVDIAKKSYDRVQHLFDKGVVSAQKRDEAEAQYKAAVNTSNAARSQYDMAINGAESEDKDAALAMVDRAKGAVQEVEAYMNETVLIAPSDGEISEVFPKCGELVGTGAPIMNLVNLNDIWFTFSVREDMLGDMKMGSSFTVKIPALNNQTAEVKVFFIKALASYATWKTTKATGQFDAKTFEVRARPSSPIKDLKPGMSAIIEKVNQ
- a CDS encoding ABC transporter permease, with the translated sequence MLSLKNSSLIATVGREWKRITGRPIYLFSSVFVMLFCYVFFLTFFNQGLPNSLPAGVVDLDNSYVTRTFTRNIDATAQTEIVRHYSSYTEARQDMQRGNIYGFIVFGKDFEKKLLSSRRPELTYYVNDAYLIPGSLLLKDFTYMSALGSGYIQQRLLQARGMSDYQIMSTIQPVVLDSHLIANPWANYGIYLMNVLLPGVLQLMVLMLTIFSIGAELKERTSRNWLRTANNSMITALCGKLLPYTFIFTLLGIGGNFILYSYMHFPMNGSLAWMCLATFLYVIAHQAIGIFFIGVFPVMRDGISLAALYGLLGFTYAGFTFPIEGMPYTARIFSNIFPIRHYFNIYVNQALNGSDIRYSLIYFGALLAFSILPVFVYYRLKKAAIKLNYPAK
- a CDS encoding ABC transporter permease, which gives rise to MKTNMKRRLLKRTTDGFFETIRVMIEEYRHIFRDPGVLIIFLVASLLYPLMYCSIYKNETLRDVPIAVVDESNTSSSRELLRKIDATPELKISARCLSMQEARNAFDMRKVHGIVFIPEDYSDKINHNTQATVSMYSDMSSFLYYRAMLTACNYAVMEQGDDIQIERLNSQGVTGESANIAASPLPGTSTILFNEGAGFASFLMPAIMILIIHQTLFFGINMLAGTTREENRFHLLIPPGGKRKLHQLILGRAATYFSLYVVLSAYILGVIPRLFGLPHIGAFTDIIWFIIPFLLATIFFSMTVSIFIRNRETGMVVFLFVSLILLFLSGFSWPRSNISAFWIAFSWLFPSTPGIQAYIKVNTMGADLSMISKEYIGLWIQAGVYFLTTIFVYRWQIAGSHKRSAGIALQKLKTMVVRHESVEKTES
- a CDS encoding pyridoxal-phosphate dependent enzyme produces the protein MKINAPGEADIREAAARIRPWIHRTPVLSSEYLNSVSGATLIFKCENFQKAGAFKSRGACNAVFSLSQEQLAHGVATHSSGNHAQALARAAMLRGIKAHVVMPSDSSPVKIAAVNGYGGTVTLCEPNLASRESTLIEVIKNTGATEIHPYDNLTIIAGAATATLELIEDSTHQDYIIAPVGGGGLLSGTALSAFYFSAGTKVIAAEPANADDAYRSFKNKTFVPSVNPDTIADGLRTSLGTLTFPIIMNHVEDIIPVSENNIIEAMKLIWERMKIVVEISAAVGLAAVLKNKETFKSKKIAIILSGGNADLTALPWIK